The following nucleotide sequence is from Chryseobacterium sp. CY350.
TGCTTTGATCACGCAATCTTCTGCCTGATAAATATCGCTGATGTAGCTTTTTGCCACACTCAGGAATTTCTTTACACTCTGATCATAAAAGATTTTCTGCGCAGCCGGATCCTGTTTTTTCAAACGACTTAGCAAATCTTCTTTTTTATTATTAAACAAAAGCTTCATGGTTATTCTGTTTCTACTATAAAGACAAGAAAAGTTTAAAAAAGTGACAAAATATTTTATTTTTCTATAAACAAATTGATAACTGACTGAAAATGAATATTAAAAATTTGAATTTAATTTAAAAAAAAATCCACTTCCTGATAAAGAAAATGGATTTTTTTTGATTTTTATTAAACCGGAACATTCACCTGATCGGCAAAGTATTGTTCCAGATCTCTCAATGTTTCAGGATTGGTTTTGATATCTTTTACCTGAAGACCTTTGTTGACAACAACAATTCGGTTGCAGACTTCTGTTGTATGGGCAAGATCATGACTTGAAATTAAGAATGTAACTCCACTTTGCTTTGATAATTCTTTAATTAAATTTTTAAGCTTGATTTGCGTGGAAGGATCGAGATTGGCAAATGGCTCATCCAAAATAACGATTTCAGGATTTCCGATGATAGCGCCTACAATTCCTACTTTTTTCTGATTTCCTTTGGACAAATCTCTTACATATTTTCCTGAGTTTACAATTTCACCATTAAAAAGATCATGAAACTGTTCTAGAAATTCATCTACAGAAGCTTTGTTTTGCCCTCTCAACTCACCAATAAAATAAAAATATTCTTCCGGAGTTAAATATCCGATCAGAAAAGTATCATCTACAAAAGCTGCAACTTTGGATTTCCAGGCTTCAGATTCGTTGACTTTGATTCCGTCTATGCTTACAAAACCTGTTGTTGGTTGTATTAAATCAAGCATTAAACTGAAAAGTGTGGTTTTTCCGGCTCCGTTGTTTCCTACCAAACCGAACGTTTCGCCTTTTGGAATTTCCAGATTTTCAATATTGAGAACGGTTGCGTTTCCGTACGTTTTAGATAAATTATTTATAGTAATCATTGTATTAATTTTTAGATTTAAATGCTTCTAATGTGCTGTACTTTTCACTTTTGTAGTGCTTTACAATCGTATCAAAAATTTTCTCTCTGAATAAAAATCCGATTAATCCCAGAATCGCAATACTGATAACGGCTTCTGTCATTCCGAAGAAATATTTGGTAATGCCAAACACTGCCATCGGCAAAAGCATTTTTGGAATTAATAATAAAAGACTTTTCAGATTAAAACTGTTTTTCTGTCCCATTACTTTTTCTTTTGAATTAAGATCAATCTGCGTTTTGTTGAATGCTCCCGACCACAAAGTGAACTGAGAATTGACACCAATATTATACAAACCTGCGGCGAAAAACGTAAAATAAGTTTCCCAACTTATGATCGCATAAAATAAAGCGACGACAATAGAAACGGCTGTCACAATATTCATGAGCCACCATTTTGCTTTTAGATATTCTTTGTAGGGAACATTTAAAGTCATCATTAACGGATAATAAGAACTGTCGAAGGACGGAACTCTCTGCCCAAATAAAAACTGAAAACCACCCGTTACAAATAATCCCATAAACATCATCATGTAAGGCGTGGTGTAAACTTTCGATGAAAACATGAGCAGACCATAAAAAATAAACATGAAACTCCCAATAATGATTCCTTTGGTTACTTTATTCCGACGCATCATTTTGATGTCGTTATTGATAAAACTACCGATAGCGCCATATTTATTGAGGAAGGCAATATTTTCTGTTTTTCCGATTGTTTTTTTATCTTCTAAACCTTTATCGAGATAAAATTCTTGTTTTACATGATTGTAGCAAATCTTCCACAATGCAGCAAATAAGGCAATTGCAAACAAGGTAAAATAAGGATTGTCATAAAAGGAATAAAACAATCTTTCAGAATAATCTAAAACAGGAACAATATCATAATATCCCAAACCTGCAATTGCTGCGATTACGATTCCTACTGCGATGGCAATATTTTCTTTATTGTTAAAAAGAATATTGATGAAATTATTAAGATAAAACAACAACGAAAGCGCAATCAGCCAGCATAAACTCCCTAGAATTCCAAAACCGCTGAACATACAAATAAGCGCAAAAGTAACGAAGAAAAAAGAATTCATCCAGCTAAATGGCGAAAGGAAAGTCTTGATTAACATATAATTGACCAGAGTTTTCTTAGGAATATTAAGCGTAAGAAAAGGCTTGATATTTTGCGTTGACATCTGCTGCATGAGATATTTAAGAATCAAATCTACAACCCACAAAATAATCATAAATCTGGATACTATTTTCACCGGATCCTGTTCCATTTCTTCTCTTACATAGAAAAATGCCAGAAAAGCCGCTCCTATACAATATGCTATAAAAGAGAGGATTCCGATGAACCGGAAGATCTTCATTGCCAGATTGATTCCGACAGAAGTGCCCCGAAAAAAACTTTTGATTTCTAACCTTAAGAACTTTAAAAACATCGTTATTTTTTTTATATTAGTCAATATAATAATGTTTTTGTTACAGAATTTGAGCGAAAACAGAGTATTGATGAGATTTTAATGCAATATCTTATCAGTTATACTAAAACAATGCTTCGAACTGGATAAGCTTAGTACATAAAAAAGCAGACGTGCTATAATAAATTGCACGTCTGCTTCTGTGATGATCCTTTTACGGAATTTGGCATAGTAATTAAGCAATTATTGAGAAATTTTAATGATCATAAATAAAAAAAATTGAAGATCATCACCAGAACAAAATTCTGAAATTACAAATTACTATATTTAGAAATATGTTTCCGTTACACATACTGCGGGCAAACTACTGCCGGACAGACAATTCTAGGACATCTTGGTCTGCCATCTGTAGGGCAGCAAGCCGTAGAGCAACCGATAAGCATTGGTCCTGATCCTAAAATATCTTTCATTTCGTTTCTTGCTAATTTTTTTAAATTTTTCATATTCTAAAATTTAAGATTCTACGGGACATGGTATGATACAAATAATATTCGGACATCTTTTAATTCCCGGAGGTGGGCAACATGCCTGAGAGCAACCTGCAGCTCCACCACTGATGTCTTTCATTTGATTTCTTGAGATTTTTTTTAAATTTTTCATAATACTGTAATTTAGTTTGATTTGATGATTAAATTATGGTTGGTTTCCGCCACCGCATCCGTCGTAAGCGGTGCATTTCCATTTTCCGTCGACCAGGCAAAGTTGTCCGCCTTTGCAGGTAAGACCGCCCTGGATCGTTTTCATTTCCTGTCGGTTGATTTTTTTTAAATTTCTCATAAAATTGAATTTGGTAATTCCTACTCTATTTTAAGCTTTTCGGATCCCGCTTTTATTAATTTAAAATTAATAAAATTTAATTAAATGAAAATAATCACCATTAAAAATCTTCATCTTCAATCAATTCACTGATAAAATAATGAATATCTTCACGATCATATTTATCCGGAAACTGGTAACCATTAATGATAAAGACGGGTGTGAAAGTAATTCCGGCAGAACTGTTTTCGGAAGTCATTTTTATAATATCGGTAAGATCTTCAGAATTTCCGCTCCCCGATTTTGTCCTGATTTCGCTTTCATCTTTGTTTTTAAACCAAATATCAACAGATTTTAGAAATTCTTTATGTGATTTATTTCTGTAAATACTCAAAAAATCTGACATGAGCTGCGTGTACTTTTCATCAGCTCTCTCGGAAGAATAATTAAATCTCATCTGAGCAGAAATTGCATCGGGATATTGCAGCAACAAATCTTCAATAATTTTATGAGCATCTTTACAAAACCCACAATAAGGATTCGAAACGACAGAGATGTGAAGTTTTGCATCTTTATTTCCTACAAAAAATGTCTGCTGATCTGTAAATGTGATTTTTTCCTGATCTAAAAGTTCCCGTTTAAACAGATCATAATTTCTTTTAAATCTTAAATTCTTTGCATTAGATTTTTTGAGTTCTTCTTTTTGATTCATCAGGTGATTTAGAAAAGCAACTGTAAAAAAAACTGAAATAAAAAGGATGAGACCTGTAAAGACAACCGGTGAATTTATTTCCCAACTGAAATAAAACGAGCTGATTGCAATCTGAGCAAGCAAAACCAAAATGATCACCAAGCAAACCCGGCAAAGCGATTTTTCAATAAAACTCTGAATGTAGATCGAATAAAAAATCACCATAATAGAAAGTATTGCTGCAATTCTCAAAACAAACTGAGACTGCGGAAAAAAGAGTCCGACGAATGAAATTCCCAAAAAATAAATTAAACTAAAATCCGAAAGTTTAAGTCCCAAAACATCAGTTTTATCGGAAGAAAAAATCTTTGAACATGAACTTTGAGAAGAACTATTGGCTGCACCTCCACAAATATTACTGACAACAGTAGATTCCTGTCCGAATTTTTGGTTAAATAGTTCTAACGAAATATAAACTCCTCCCAATGATAAGATGTTGAAAACACTTTCGTACCAAGTAAATTGAAGAAGTGAATAGAGAATAATAAGTCCAAAAACTAAGTAGATTACGGGCTTAAAATTGAAAAAAGATTTTGTTTTTATATTCTCAGTTTTCTCAAAAAGAAGCACAAAATCGCCGGAATTACCGTAAAGTTCTTCCTTATTAAGTGTTTTTACTTTATCAGAATAAATTGTAAAATCGCTACCTTTCTTTTTTACTAAAGAAAACGAATTATCTACCAATGCCATATATTCATCAGGCAATTCGTCCCAATATTCTTTATCTAATTCATAAGCATCATTTTTTAACCCTAAAAAATTGAGTGTATCACTGAAAGCCAAAGCCGACGGATAATTTGGATGAGAATTGAACTGGAAATAAAATTCCTGCTTGTCGAGTTTGAAGTGGTCTATGAGTTTATCGAAATTCATATTGATTTGGTGTGTGAATATTTGATGAAGATAATATTTTTTTCAATGTCCATCAAATTTCTACGAAAATTTAAGAACTTATAAAACTTAAATAAATTTAAAGATCACTTTACAAAATTTTAATTATCTTTACCATATCATCAAATTAAAAAACAAAGCATTATGAAAAATTTAAAGAAACTGAACAAAGAGCAGTTAAAGTCTATTACTGGAGCAGGAGGAATAAAAGGACTTCCAGAGCCGGATTTCTGCATGTATTACTGCAATGGCGTTGTCGTTTGTGCAACGTGCAGTAACGATTTTAAATGCCCGGATGATTCTCTGTAAAATTATCAGAAACCGCTCTTTACAGGAGCGGTTTTTTATTTAAAACAACCTCAACTGCTGTTCTCTGGTTCCGGTAAAGTTATCAACTGAAAGTTTGGGAAACTCTTTACCGTCGAAGTATTTTTTTCTTCCTATTTTAAAGGTGTTGTGTATCATTTCTGCGATATTTCCTTCCCCTTTCTGCCGATCAAAATATCTTTTTTCACCCAATTTACCGCCTCGCATCGATTTAATTAAATTTAAAACTTTCTGCGCTCTATCGGGGAAAGCATCTTCAATCCATTTTACGAAAACAGGTTCTACCGTATCATTTAGTCTCACCAAAGTGTATCCGAAGCTTTGTGCTCCCGCATCAGAGATTGATTTTAATATTGTAAGAGGCTCATCACTATTTAATCCGGGAATAATCGGAGCAACCATAACGTGAGTCGGGATGCCGTTTTCAGAGAGAATTTCTATTGCTTTCAGTTTATTTTTTGACGAACTTGTTCTTGGTTCCATTTTTCTGCGCAGATCTTCGTTAATCGTAGGAATACTTAATGACACAGAAACCAAATTCTGCTCAGCCAAAGGTTTTAAAATATCCAGATCTCTTAAGACTAGAGCATTTTTTGTCAGAATATTAACAGGATGTCTGTAATCAAGAAACATCTGGAGCAACTGTCTGGTAATTTCAAACTGTCTTTCGGCAGGCTGATAACAATCTGTGTTCCCTGAAAGCAAAATCGATTCCGGTTGGTAGCCTTTTTTTCTAAAGAATTTCTCTAATAATTCCGGCGCATTTTTCTTCACCATTATTTTTCTTTCGAAGTCTACTCCTGCGCTGTATCCCCAATATTCATGAGTTGGTCTTGCAAAACAATACGCGCATCCGTGCTCGCAACCTTGGTAAGGATTCATAGAATATTGCATCGGTAAATCTTCACTTTTCACTTGGTTGACAATAGTTTTCGAAAAAACTTCCGTAAAGGTGGTTTTTACATTTTCCAGATCCTCATCGTCCGGCTCAAAAGTAAACCTGTCGAAACGGTTGATAACATTTCGCTGAGCTCCCTGACCTTTAATGATATTATCGTTCTGCATGTACACTGTAAAATTATGAAGCTTTGGTTGGAAAATAATTAGTTTTAACACTAAAGTTCTCCACAAAAAAATCCGTCATCAAAATTATGATGCCGGATTTTTTTAAATTTAATTCTCTTATGACTTATTTATTTGAATGCATAGAACTCAATACCGTGATCATCATCATCGTATTTTTTATCAAAATGCCTGTGATGGTCAGAATAATAGTCGGTATATTTTCTATGTTTTTTACTTAATATTTTTTTTACGCTTAAAAAGCTAAGCACTGCCAAAAGACCTACTCCTCCTGCCAGTAAAACTCCTACCTCTTTTTTCATATTTAGTACAATTTTGTAAATAGATTAAGCAAATAGTATACCTTTTTGCAGTTGTGACATGCTAAATTTTGTTAATATAAAATAGTGTTCTGATGTCTTCAAATGAATGTAAAGAATCATTGTGGTTTGAAAATTGTACTAAATTTATTAACCTAAACCAATCAATAAATAATATTATGGAAAATCCGCACAACATCGACAGAATGACCACTCTAAGTCAGGTAATGGAAAGATTGAGAGAAAGAGGTATTCACAGAGAATTCAGAATGAACGAAGACCATGAAATGAAATATGAAGATTCTGAAAAAAATTATAAACCAGACGAATTGACGATTTTGAAAACGTACAGATTCGAAGGAGACAGCAATCCCGATGACAGCGCAGTACTTTATCTGATAGAGGATAACACAGGAAACAAAGGTATTCTCATCGACTCTTATGGCGCAGACAGCAACTATTCGGGGCAGGAATTTGATACATTCTTAAGAGAAATACCGATCAACGAAAGTGATGAATATAACTTCGATTAGACCACATTAAGATGTAAAAACCGAAACTTATTGAGCTTCGGTTTTTTCTTTTTTATTAAATACTTTTCTGAAAATCCCTTTTCTTTTTTCAGGTTTTTCAGACTTATTTTCTGACGGTGAAACCGATTTTGAAATATCTTTTTCTGCTTCATTTACAGATTTCTTAACATCTTTTACAGTAGCTTTCACTTCCTGTACAGATTCTTTTGTTTTTTCCACGGTCTTCTTAGCTTTATCCACATCAATACCGATTAAGGTTTTCTTTAGGCCGTCTTCAATTCCTTTCCAGAAGAGATTAAAGAATGATTTAGTAGGATCTCTTTCCACATCTTCAACTACAACTGACTCTGGAAATTTACCTGAATCAGATTTTACAAAAATATTTACAACAGCACTCAGAACTCCTTTTTTTTCCTTACTGTCTTTATCTAAAATTGAAACTTTCAAGTCTTTATGCTTAAGATTAAAAGTACCGCCAATTCCTTTGGGATTTCCTTTAAAATTAAAAAGCATTTCCTGAATCGTCCCAGTCGCAGTGACACTCATATACGGAACAACAAAAGCATTCAGCGCAACCGCCGGAATATTATTGAGCTTACCCGAGATTGTAAAATGATCACTCTGATCTGCTGTATTGAATCCCCAATTAACAGAAAGCGGAGAAGAATTCATAAACGTACAGTCTATTTTAATGTCAACCTTTGTTGGCTTGCCTTTCATTTTTGCAGAATTCAGGTTTTTTACATTCATATTAAAATTGGTGAACGTAAGTTTTCCCGGTCCGCTGCTTTTCGGTGTATCTTCTTCATATTCTAAAACCGAATTTTTTAGCTGAAGCAGATCAATAAACATCGGAATTTTAATATTTCTTAATAATCTGGAATACAACAATTTTTCTTTAGGATCATCCGCCGGAACTTTACTTCTGAAAATATTGGCATTTGCCGCGAGAAGTGTCATGTTTGTCGCATGAAAAAACTTACTTTCAGAGAAAAAATCCCAATTTCCATTTGCCGTTATTTTACTGACTTTCAGATCATACAGGTCGCTTTCTACAGGTATCATTTTAATAAACTGAGCTCTGGAAACGAGAGGCTTCATCGCAAACTGATTAATATCAATCTTACTGTTATCAACCTGCAAAGACGTTCCTGTCATGTTATAAAACTGTGTTTTGTAAGCGAAATTTTTTGACCTCAATTGATAATCTTTTACTTTTACCGCCAAACCTCCATTTCTCGCTTTTTCTTCTAATTGAATGTTTTCAACAGTTGCATCAAGATCTGTAAATTGTAATGGCTGATTGTTTGACGCGTAGATTAAATTTGAACTCGTAAGCTTTACATTTCTTATTAAAATAGGAAACTGAATCCCATTATAGTTTGATTTTTTATCAGATTTTATCGTTCCGGAAGTTATTTTGCCGTTAAACTGATCTATTAAAACATCTCTTACATCTAGATTTAGCTTTTTATCGATAATCTCCCATTTATTGATATTAAAAGCAATCTGATTAGCCTTCAAATCCATTGTAGTTTTGCCTGATCCCGATAGATTTGGAACAATCGACACTTCTCTGATGTCTCCTTTTTTTGGAGTAATGGCAATACTTTTAACTTTTATATCCTGATGATTAAAATACTCAATTTCCCTTCCCGAAAGACTGAAATCTTTGTATCGTAAAGGAATCATTTCTTTCGCAGTTTCTTTACTGAACTCAAGATTTTTAATATTTAAATTAACCTCTTTTGCAAACGCAAGTCTCTTCCCATCAGGCTTATTGACCTGTATTTTAGCTTTGCTTAATTTAATATTATCTAAATCAATTTCAAAATTAAATGGCTTTTTTACTTTATCCGGAACTGCATTTGTTGTATAAACCAGTAGATCCGGATTTTGAATGGTTGCATTTGCAAGTGAAACTTTATTCTTCGTCAGAACTATATCTTGAAAGTCCATCCGCTGAATATTAAACTGATAAAGCTGAGGTTTTTTAGGATATAATTTTTTAAACTGCTCAAAACCAACGATCGGCATG
It contains:
- a CDS encoding ABC transporter ATP-binding protein; this translates as MITINNLSKTYGNATVLNIENLEIPKGETFGLVGNNGAGKTTLFSLMLDLIQPTTGFVSIDGIKVNESEAWKSKVAAFVDDTFLIGYLTPEEYFYFIGELRGQNKASVDEFLEQFHDLFNGEIVNSGKYVRDLSKGNQKKVGIVGAIIGNPEIVILDEPFANLDPSTQIKLKNLIKELSKQSGVTFLISSHDLAHTTEVCNRIVVVNKGLQVKDIKTNPETLRDLEQYFADQVNVPV
- a CDS encoding DUF5687 family protein, whose product is MFLKFLRLEIKSFFRGTSVGINLAMKIFRFIGILSFIAYCIGAAFLAFFYVREEMEQDPVKIVSRFMIILWVVDLILKYLMQQMSTQNIKPFLTLNIPKKTLVNYMLIKTFLSPFSWMNSFFFVTFALICMFSGFGILGSLCWLIALSLLFYLNNFINILFNNKENIAIAVGIVIAAIAGLGYYDIVPVLDYSERLFYSFYDNPYFTLFAIALFAALWKICYNHVKQEFYLDKGLEDKKTIGKTENIAFLNKYGAIGSFINNDIKMMRRNKVTKGIIIGSFMFIFYGLLMFSSKVYTTPYMMMFMGLFVTGGFQFLFGQRVPSFDSSYYPLMMTLNVPYKEYLKAKWWLMNIVTAVSIVVALFYAIISWETYFTFFAAGLYNIGVNSQFTLWSGAFNKTQIDLNSKEKVMGQKNSFNLKSLLLLIPKMLLPMAVFGITKYFFGMTEAVISIAILGLIGFLFREKIFDTIVKHYKSEKYSTLEAFKSKN
- a CDS encoding bacteriocin-like protein; its protein translation is MKNLKKLARNEMKDILGSGPMLIGCSTACCPTDGRPRCPRIVCPAVVCPQYV
- a CDS encoding bacteriocin-like protein, whose product is MKNLKKISRNQMKDISGGAAGCSQACCPPPGIKRCPNIICIIPCPVES
- a CDS encoding bacteriocin-like protein; translation: MRNLKKINRQEMKTIQGGLTCKGGQLCLVDGKWKCTAYDGCGGGNQP
- a CDS encoding vitamin K epoxide reductase family protein, which translates into the protein MNFDKLIDHFKLDKQEFYFQFNSHPNYPSALAFSDTLNFLGLKNDAYELDKEYWDELPDEYMALVDNSFSLVKKKGSDFTIYSDKVKTLNKEELYGNSGDFVLLFEKTENIKTKSFFNFKPVIYLVFGLIILYSLLQFTWYESVFNILSLGGVYISLELFNQKFGQESTVVSNICGGAANSSSQSSCSKIFSSDKTDVLGLKLSDFSLIYFLGISFVGLFFPQSQFVLRIAAILSIMVIFYSIYIQSFIEKSLCRVCLVIILVLLAQIAISSFYFSWEINSPVVFTGLILFISVFFTVAFLNHLMNQKEELKKSNAKNLRFKRNYDLFKRELLDQEKITFTDQQTFFVGNKDAKLHISVVSNPYCGFCKDAHKIIEDLLLQYPDAISAQMRFNYSSERADEKYTQLMSDFLSIYRNKSHKEFLKSVDIWFKNKDESEIRTKSGSGNSEDLTDIIKMTSENSSAGITFTPVFIINGYQFPDKYDREDIHYFISELIEDEDF
- a CDS encoding bacteriocin-like protein, coding for MKNLKKLNKEQLKSITGAGGIKGLPEPDFCMYYCNGVVVCATCSNDFKCPDDSL
- a CDS encoding PA0069 family radical SAM protein; translation: MQNDNIIKGQGAQRNVINRFDRFTFEPDDEDLENVKTTFTEVFSKTIVNQVKSEDLPMQYSMNPYQGCEHGCAYCFARPTHEYWGYSAGVDFERKIMVKKNAPELLEKFFRKKGYQPESILLSGNTDCYQPAERQFEITRQLLQMFLDYRHPVNILTKNALVLRDLDILKPLAEQNLVSVSLSIPTINEDLRRKMEPRTSSSKNKLKAIEILSENGIPTHVMVAPIIPGLNSDEPLTILKSISDAGAQSFGYTLVRLNDTVEPVFVKWIEDAFPDRAQKVLNLIKSMRGGKLGEKRYFDRQKGEGNIAEMIHNTFKIGRKKYFDGKEFPKLSVDNFTGTREQQLRLF
- a CDS encoding AsmA family protein, which encodes MKKPWVKKLLIGLGIFFGLILIANLAINIWLKTQLPDYIKKNTDYKVSYKSLSVDLGTGNIFATGISVNNKNPQNIKVIGLQGTIDTLKISRFGIYDAVFNKIISSDDLLLARPNLNIILAEPVDKKTGKKPNPVKFDDIRINDGTINIFKHTKQKFLSVKSLDLFVENLQMTEESVEDQLPVVFDKYSIKGKDFFFQPDKVYQLKINKITTKNGQMSVENFQLMPIVGFEQFKKLYPKKPQLYQFNIQRMDFQDIVLTKNKVSLANATIQNPDLLVYTTNAVPDKVKKPFNFEIDLDNIKLSKAKIQVNKPDGKRLAFAKEVNLNIKNLEFSKETAKEMIPLRYKDFSLSGREIEYFNHQDIKVKSIAITPKKGDIREVSIVPNLSGSGKTTMDLKANQIAFNINKWEIIDKKLNLDVRDVLIDQFNGKITSGTIKSDKKSNYNGIQFPILIRNVKLTSSNLIYASNNQPLQFTDLDATVENIQLEEKARNGGLAVKVKDYQLRSKNFAYKTQFYNMTGTSLQVDNSKIDINQFAMKPLVSRAQFIKMIPVESDLYDLKVSKITANGNWDFFSESKFFHATNMTLLAANANIFRSKVPADDPKEKLLYSRLLRNIKIPMFIDLLQLKNSVLEYEEDTPKSSGPGKLTFTNFNMNVKNLNSAKMKGKPTKVDIKIDCTFMNSSPLSVNWGFNTADQSDHFTISGKLNNIPAVALNAFVVPYMSVTATGTIQEMLFNFKGNPKGIGGTFNLKHKDLKVSILDKDSKEKKGVLSAVVNIFVKSDSGKFPESVVVEDVERDPTKSFFNLFWKGIEDGLKKTLIGIDVDKAKKTVEKTKESVQEVKATVKDVKKSVNEAEKDISKSVSPSENKSEKPEKRKGIFRKVFNKKEKTEAQ